The nucleotide sequence atatgaagtctccaataagttctatagctgcaagatggaggagaatagttctgtcagtgaccatatactcaaaatgtctgggtatcataatcacttgactcaactgggggttaatcttcctgttgatagtgtcattgacagagttcttcaatcactgccaccaagctacaaaagcttcgtgatgaactataatatgcaagggatgaataagactattcctgagctcttcgtgatgctaaaagccgcggaggtagaaatcaagaaggagcatcaagtgttgatggtcaataagaccaccagtttcaagaaaaagggcaaagggaagaagaaagggaacttcgagaagaacagcaaacaagttgctgctcaggagaagaaacccaagtctggacctaagcataaGACTGAGTGCTTACTGCAAGtatactggtcactggaagcggaactgccccaagtatttggcggctaagaaggatggcaaagtgaacaaaggtatatgtgatatacatgttattgatgtgtaccttactaatgctcgcagtagcacctgggtatttgatactggttccgttgctaacatttgcaactcgaaacaggggctacggattaagcgaagattggctaaggacgaggtgacgatgcgcgtgggaaatggttccaaagtcgatgtgatcgcggtcggcacgctacctctacatctaccttcgggattagtattagacctaaataattgttatttggtgccaacgttgagcatgaacattatatctggatcttgtttggtgcgagacggttattcatttaaatcagagaataatggttgttctatttatatgagtaatatcttttatggtcatgcacccttaaagaatggtctatttttaatgaatctcgatagtagtgatacacatattcataatgttgaaatcaaaagatgcagagttgataatgatagtgcaacttatttgtggcactgccgtttaggtcatatcggtgtaaagcgcatgaagaaactccatactgatggactttttggaaccacttgattatgaatcacttggtacttgcgaaccgtgcctcatgggtaagatgactaaaacgccgttctccggtactatggagagagcaacggatttgttggaaatcatacatacagatgtatgtggtccaatgaatgttgaggctcgtggcagatatcgttattttctcaccttcacacatgatttaagcagatatgggtatatctacttaatgaaacataagtctgaaacatttgaaaagttcaaagaattttagagtgaacttgaaaatcatcgtaacaagaaaataaagtttctacgatctgatcgtggaggagaatatttgagttacgagtttggtctacatttgaaacaatgcggaatagtttcgcaactcacgccacctggaacaccacagtgtaatggtgtgtccgaatgtcgtaatcgtactttattagatatggtgcgatctatgatgtctctgactgatttatcgctatcgttttggggttatgctttagagacggctgcattcacgttaaataggacaccatcgaaatccgttgagacggcgccttatgaactgtggtttggcaagaaaccaaagttgtcgtttatgaaagtttggggctgcaatgcttatgtgaaaaagcttcaacctgataagctcgaacccaaatcggagaaatgtgtcttcataggatacccaaaggagactgttgggtacaccttctatcacagatccaaaggcaagacttttgttgctaaattcggagtttttctagagaaggagtttctctcgaaagaagtgagtgggagaaaagtagaacttgatgaggtaactgtacctgctcccttattggaaagtagtacatcacagaaaccggtttctgtgacacctacaccaattagtgaggaagctaatgataatgatcatgaaacttcagatcaagttactaccgaacctcatagatcaaccagagtaagatccgcaccgtagtggtatggtaatcctgttctagaagtcatgctactagatcatgatgaacctacgaactatgaagaagcgatggtgagcccagattccgcaaaatggctagaagccatgaaatctgagatgggatccatgtatgagaacaaagtgtggactttggttgacttgcctgttgatcggcaagcaattgagaataaatggatcttcaagaagaagactgacgctgacggtaatgttactgtctacaaagcttgacttgttgcgaaaggttttcgacaagttaaagggattgactatgatgagaccttctcacccgtagcgatgcttaagtctatccgaatcatgttagcaattgccgcattttatgattatgaaatttggcaaatggatgtcaaaactgcattcctgaatggatttctggaagaagagttgtatatgatgcaaccagaaggttttgtcgatccaaagggagctaacaaagtgtgcaagctccagcggtccatttatggactggtacaagcctctcggagttggaataaattctttgatagtatgatcaaagcatttggttttatacagacttttggagaagcatgtatttacaagaaagtgagtgggagctttgtagcatttctgatattatatgtggtgttggggaacgtagcagaattttaaaattttctacgcatcaccaagatcaatctatggagtcatctagcaacgagggagaggggagtgcatctacatacccttgtagaacgtgcgcggaagcgttcaagagaacggggttgatggagtcgtactcgtcgtgatccaaatcaccgatgacctagcgccgaacggacggcacctccgcgttcaacacacgtacggttgggaagacgtctcctccaacttgatccagctaggggaaaggagaggttgatgaagatccagcagcacgacggcgtggtggtggaagcaacggtgatctcggcagggcttcgccaagctcagggagagggagaggtgtcacgggagggagagggaggcgccaggggttagggtgcggcttccctccctccccccccccaccccccactattcgccggccctaggagatgccatctccaaggggggcggcggccaagggggtggagtgccccccaagccaagtggggcgcccccacccctagggtttccaaccctaggcgcaggggaggcccatggggggcgcaccagcccatctggggctggttcccctcccacttcagcccatggggccctccgggataggtggccccacccggtggacccccaggacccttccagtggtcccggtacaataccgattaccccgaaaACCTTCCccatggccgaaacttgacttcctatatataaatcttcacctccggaccattccggaactcctcgtgacgtccgggatctcatccgggactccgaacaaatttcgggttaccgtatactaatatctcaacaaccctagcgtcaccaaaccttaagtgtgtagaccctacgggttcgggagacacgcagacatgaccgagatgactctccggtcaataaccaacagcgggatctggatacccatgttggctcccacatgctcctcgatgatctcatcggatgaaccacgatgtcgaggattcgatcaatctcgtatgcaattccctttgtcaatcggtacgttacttgcccgagactcgatcgtcggtatcccaataccttgttcaatctcgttaccggcaagtcactttactcgtaccgtaatgcatgatcccttgatcaaccacttgatcacattgagctcattatgatgatgcattaccgagtgggcccagagatacctctacgtcatacggagtgacaaatccaagtctcgattcatgccaacccaacagacactttcggagatacccgtagtgtacctttatagtcacccagttacgttgtgacgtttggcacacccaaagcactcctacggtatccgggagttgcacaatctcatggtctaaggaaatgatacttgacattcggaaaagctatagcaaacgaactacacgatctttgagctatgcttaggattgggtcttgtccatcacatcattctcctaatgatgtgatcccgttatcaatgacatccaatgtccatataaCGATTGGCTCTTGATgcttaggaaaccatgactatcttttgatcaacgagctagtcaactagaggctcactagggacgtgttgtggtctatgtattcacacatgtattacgatttccggataacacaattatagcatgaacaaaagacaattatcatgaacaaagaaatataataataaccattttattattgcctccagggcatatttccaacatgtggatgacatattattgattggaaataatatagaatttctggatagcataatggatacttgaataagagtttttcaatgaaagacctcggtgaagctgcttgcatattgggcattaagatctatagagatagatcaagacgcttaactggactttcacaaagcacataccttgacaaagttttgaagaagttcaaaatggatcaagcaaagaaagggttcttgcctgtgttacaaggtgtgaagttgagtaagactcaatgtccgaccactgcagaagatggagagaaaatgaaaggtgttccctatgcttcagccataggctctatcatgtatgcaatgctgtgtaccagaccagatgtgtgccttgctataagtctagcggggaggtaccaaagtaatccaggagtggatcactggacagcggtcaagaacatcctgaagtacctgaaaggaactaaggatatgtttctcgtatatggaggtgacaaagagctcatcgtaaatggttacgttgatgcaagctttgacactgatccggacgattctaaatcgcaaaccggatacatgtttacattaaacagtggagctgtcagttggtgcagttctaaacaaagcgtcgtggcggggtctacgtgtgaagcggagtacatagctgcttcggaagcagcaagtgaaggagtctggatgaaggagttcatatcctatctaggtgtcatacctagtgcatcgggtccaatgaaaatcttttgtgacaatactggtgcaattgccttggcaaaggaatccagatttcacaagagaaccaagcacatcaagagacgcttcaattccattcgagatttagtccaagtgggagacatagaaatttacaagatacatacggatctgaatgttgcagacccgctgactaagcctcttccacgagcaaaacatgatcagcaccaaggctccatgggtgttagaatcattactgtgtaatctagattattgactctagtgcaagtgggagaccgaaggaaatatgccctagaggaaataataaagttattatttatttccttgtatcatgataaatgtttattattcatgctacaattgtattaaccggaaacatagtacatgtgtgaatacatagacaaacaaagtgtcactagtatgcctctacttgaatagcttgttgatcaaagatggttatgtctcctaaccatagacatgagttgttatttggttaacgggatcacatcattaggagaatgatgtgattgacttgacccattccattagcttagcacttgatcgtttagtttgttgctattgctttcttcataacttatatatgttcctatgactatgagattatgcaactcccgttcaccggaggaacactttgtgtgctaccaaatgtcacaacgtaactgggtgattataaaggtgctcttcaAATATcttcgaaggtatttgttgggttggcatatttcgagatgaggatttgtcactccgattgtcggagaggtatctctgggccctctcggtaatgcacatcactcaagccttgcaagcattgcaactaataagttagttgcgggatgatgtattatggaacgagtaaaaagacttgccggtaacgagattgaactaggtattgagataccgacgatcgaatctcgggcaagtaacataccgatgacaaagggaacaacatatattgttatgcggtctgaccgacaaagatcttcgtagaatatgtagaagccaatatgagcatccaggttccgctattggttattgaccggagacgtatcccggtcatgtctacatagttatcgaacccgtagggtccgcacgcttaaagttcagtgacgatcgtaattagggttttgtgttttgatgtaccgaaggttgttcggtgtcctggatgtgatcacggacatgacgaggagtctcgaaatggtcgagacataaagattgatatattggaagcctatatttggatatcggaaacgtttcgggtgaaatcgggatttttccNNNNNNNNNNNNNNNNNNNNNNNNNNNNNNNNNNNNNNNNNNNNNNNNNNNNNNNNNNNNNNNNNNNNNNNNNNNNNNNNNNNNNNNNNNNNNNNNNNNNNNNNNNNNNNNNNNNNNNNNNNNNNNNNNNNNNNNNNNNNNNNNNNNNNNNNNNNNNNNNNNNNNNNNNNNNNNNNNNNNNNNNNNNNNNNNNNNNNNNNNNNNNNNNNNNNNNNAGAGgagggccagccagggcaggccgcgcgccccctccccccttagtccgaataggacaaggaaggggggcggagctcaagggacgtcaccgagttgaacgtgtgcagaactcggaggtgtcgtacgttcggtacttggatcggtcagatcgggaagacgtacgactacttcctctacgttgtgtcaacacttccgttgccggtctacgagggtacgtagacaacactcccctctctcgttgctatgcatcaccatgatcttgcgtgtgcataggaaattttttgaaattactacgttccccaacaagtgcaTACCATGGCATACATGAAACTGCCCACAGCAGATTGGTATGGCACTTTCCTcatttcttctttctcctttttGCTTGTAGGACATTGTTTAGAATTCAGTTTGTGATGGCCTGCAAGCGGATAGATAACAGATTTTGCATCTTTCATATTGAACCTTTCAAGTACCTTCTCAATGTATCTTTCCTGTGAGAGCCAAAGCAGCTTCTTTGATCTATCACGGGAGATCTTCATGGCAAGTATTTGCTTAGCAGGTCCtaaatccttcatggcaaatgattTACTCAATGCCTTCTTGAGGAGAGCAATCCTCTTTGTGCCATTTCCAACAatcagcatatcatcaacatacaacaaGAGAATAATAAAGTCACCCTCGGCGTACCTCTTCATAAAGACATAATGGTCAGGTTGTGCTTTATGGTAACCAAGCCcagtcataaaagactcaaactcctTGTACCACtgccgaggagcttgcttcaagccatacaagctcttcttcaatttgcaaactAAGTGCTCCTTGCCTGCAACCATAAATCCCTCTGGCTGCTCCATGTATATCTCCTCCTCTAGGTCACCATGTAAGAATGTAGTCTTCACATCAAGTTGTTTAATTTCCAAGTCCATGGTGGCAGCCATGCCAAGCACGGATCAAAGACATCTTGACCCCTGGAGAGAATATCTCACTATAATCAATGCCCTTTTTCTGACTGAATCCTTTCACAACCAATCTGGCCTTGTACCTTGGATGTGAGGTGTTTTCTTCAGCCTTCACTCTGTACACCCACTTGTTCTTGAGTGCTTTCTTGCCCTTTGGCAGTTTCACCAACTCAAAGGTATCATTCTCATACAGGGAATTCATCTCATCCTGCATGGCTTCTGACCATTCTTGTTCTCATCAGACATTGCCTCCTCATAGCATGAGGGCTCACCTGCATCTGTCATCAACACATATTGATGTGGTGGATATTTAAAAGAAGGAATGTGACCTATTTCACTTCTTCTTCGCTGCTGCACTGGTGGCGAATCAGGTGGATTTTCGTTGGCATCATCATTaccaacttcatcatcatcatcacttgaTGGCTGCTCGCCACTTTGACTTGTACTGCCTTGATCATTGATGTCTTCCTCTCATACATAGACTCCAACTTCTGCCACATCCCATAAGCATTTGTGTCATTTGCAACATGGTGAAAAATATTGTGGTTGATGTACAACCGAATCATACCTACTGCCTTTCTGTGCAACACTCTCCATTCTTCTTCCGTGACACATGTGGGTATCTTGTCTTTCACAATTGGCTCATACAAATTCTTGCAATAAAGGATGTCTTCCATCATGGGCTTCCATAATGAGTAATTGGAAGAATCAAGTTTTATCATGCCACTTGTAGTAGTGCTTTCTTCCAAAGCCATTGTGAGCAGCACTTCCAGCAACAATCAATCAACAGGGATTTGCAACCTTCTAAgcaaccaaggctctgataccactctgATAGGACTTAGCACACAAATGCACTTGTGGTTAACTGAAAGCTGCAGCGGAAACAAGTAATCTCAGCACCACATCATGTACTAATTCAAGGATCGTTGCTTAGCATGAAAGGAAACATATGCAGCAGCATATATGGAGGCAGAAAATGTTACTCAGCAGGCAAGACACTCCTCAGCCTAGTGTCTTATGGTAGGAGTAAGTTTCTGGGCGGCACCAAGCATCAACAAAGAGACACcagatttttacgtggaaaaccCCTCAACTTGAGGGGGGAAAACCACGGGCCGAAGCCACCCAAATCCTCTTCCACTATTATCAAATGTGGGATACAACAAGTTCTTCTCTAGACAGCACTAGAGGATCTCATACATCAAGATTTCTGATTCTTGGATGAACACAACAAGATTTGGGGCTCAAGAACTAGGGATTGGAACAATCTCACCAAAGATGGTGGAACCGAAGCTTGAAGGAGACAAGGTAGTGGATCTGGACCATCACAACCTTGGGGAGGAGCTCCCTTGCTTCTTCCTTCAATCTTCCTCCTCTTCCCTTGCTCTCTTGgttttctctcctcttctctcttggAGGATGAACTGTTTTTCGTCACTCTTGGTGGTGGCTGCTGGATGGAGGGTAAAGCATCCACATCCACTCATGTGCaaagtccaaaatgaccctaggtcataacCCTAATGGGTAGTGGGCTTATGCACCTCTTTGGGCTGCCTAAAAGGCCTCAAATGGTCATCTCCTCACAGCCCACATGAGGAGGATATCCCAACACATGTTAGGTTGAATAAACTCAACGCTCTTGCTAGCAAACTTCCTCCGGTCCTTTTTGCTCCGCGTATTAGATTtttgtcaagtcaaactttgcaaagtttgatcaaatttatataaaaaaatatcaacatttgcAATATCAAATATGAGAAAGGTGTAACAGCTCCCGCGTGCCCCCTACACCCTCATGAACAATAAATttgtaaaaaaattgaaaaaaaaaatctgaaactttcagGGATCAAATATTTGATGTTCTTGCAAAGTTTCAGCAACAAATAACATCCGTGGAGCCCtcaccaaaaaaacaaaatcacTGCTACAAAACGTACATAAAGTTTGAACAATGATTTTGTTTTTTTAGGTGAGGGCTCAAATGTTATTTTTAGCtaaaactttgcaagatcatcaaaagtttgatcatgttgatgtcccaaagtttcagatttttttgattttttttttgaatttactgttcatagagggTGTAGGCCGTAGGGGCACCCGAGTGCTAAAAATCATGTCTCTATcaaatatatatactatgaaacaTATATACTATGGAAGTAGATTTCATAATAAATCTAACAAGATTGATTTGGCATTGTGAACGTTAATACTTTTTTcgataagtttggtcaaagtaggcATACTTTGACTTCGAACAAAATTTATATGCAGAcgaaaaaggaccggagggagtatcatCAGGGGGGACCCATGTTGGGCCGAGTGGGGGCCTTTTTGTTTTTCAGCTTTCAACCCCAGTTTTCACTTGCTGGGAGTGAACATAACTGAAATCATCAATTTTTTTTTTGTCAATTCTGCACTGGCTGTAGAGAAAATGAGGACGGCGAAAACAAGTATTCAGTGAAAATCTGAAAATTCTGACGTGGTCCATCAGGTCTATAACGAACGGCACTGATCAAAGGTGGGATATCTAATGATCCACTTAAACACAATTAGCAGAAAACCCCCTATGATAGGTTTAGGTTCCACTCTTATACGCCGCCACGGAGAATCACGTTTCGGCGGCCATGAGCCCTTGCCTTCCGACGGCAACGACAGGCCCTCCGTTCGCTGCGGCTCATCCTCCGTTGGTGGCGACTCGAGCTATGTCCTTCCCTCCGACGGCAACGATGGGCCCTCCGCCTGGGGACTGAAGCCATGATCTTCCATCCGTCGGTCGTGACAGGGCCTCCGCTTCGCCTGCGTCTCAATCTTCAGAGTACTCAATGCCGTTGTATTCAGATTCTTTTGCTTCCTACACACAGATTTTTGGCAACGAGTCCATCACCCAATCAATCTTAATCCTTTTTGTAGCTAGATACATGTACTGTACATGAGTCCCAATTACAGTCTTTACAAGCAAGTTTAGAAACAAACGGAGGGACAAGCTCCAGCCAAATATTACACAAACCTTATGATCGAGCTAGCGCAGCTAACTTGTACACTGTGTTACAGCCACATTTGGTTACAGCGAGCTGGAACATAGATCTGATGGACCACGTTATATATATGCAGCAGAAGACGGAAGGCGTAGCCAACACAAAACAAATCAAACCAAAGAGAAATGAGATACCTGGCAGAGTTTAGCTAGCAACAACGGATCTCAGTCAGTTCCATCACAGAGCAGAGCACCAACCAGATCTACTCGCTCCGTCTCAAAATTCGTGTCTTATATTCGTCTAGATACGAAacgaatgtatctaatactaaaacatgacttgatacatccgtatttaaacaaatctaagacaatCTCTCCAAAAATAAGGCAAAAGTATGCGGGCAATCCTGAGTCTAACTTGCAACAATCAGCTAGCAGCATGTACAAAAAACAACAAAGTCATCTTCGGTCAAATAGATGCCAAGGAACGACAAGCTGTACAAACCAACAAAATACACCATCTCAACAACAATGACCACAACCAATGCCCGCACTCATCCCACAACAGACAGTAAGTAGCATGGGATGGATGATGAGCACAATCTCTCTCAATCTGACTATAAACAAACAGTGCACAGCACCAGCCAGTCAACAAATTTAACCGCCATTCGCGGGAAATGCTTCATGTACACTACAAAATTATGATGCTAACATCATATCATCATCTCCTCGCCGAGTTGCCATGTCTTTGGCTGCGGAAATAGCTGAGAAGAGCTTGCGCCTGCACCCGGTAAATTCAATTTCTTAGCAACAGAAAAAAAAATCCTTCCAGTTGTAGATAAATTTTGTAATAGGAACTTAGTGGCAAACCTTTTCTCTTGCCCGAGGTGTTCCCGACTGTGACAGCGCGACTAGAGGAGGCACGGCGCCCTCTTGGAGAACTATGCTGCAGAACCTATTGCTGTTTGTGCATAGCTGAAGCAACGCCGCGGCAGCATTTTCTTTCCCCCGTGCCGAACCCAGCTCAACGACTTCGACGAGGGCTGGGATACCACGGGCCTGCCCGATTGCGGTCCTCCCTTCTGGTATTGTGGCAAGGTTTGCCAAGACGGCTACGGCTTTGTCGACCATACCAGCAGCAGGATCCATAAGCTCGACTAGGTACTTCACAGCATCAGCTTGCACAATGCGACCCTTGTTCTCATGGAGTATAGATAGATTGAACAATGCGGTGGCTGCATCTTTCTTCCCTCGCGGCGTCCCGTTTCCCAGCAAGTCCACAAGAGGTTTGACGGCACCAGACCGTCCAATCCTCACCTTGTTCTCTTCGATAACCGAGAGACTGAACAGAGTAGCCGCTGAATTCTCTTTAGCTTCAGGGTTCCCTGTTTCCAGGACATGGATGAGAGGATCAACAGCATCTTCACTCGCAATGGCAATCTTATTGTTGTCATTGATTGACAAATTGAGGAGGGCCGTCACTGCATTTTCTTGGATTTTGGCGTCTGTTGAATGAAGGAGACCAACCAGCAAGTTTATAGCCCCACAATTTGCAATGACAATCCTGTTCTCCATGTTGTGCTTAGCTAGAAGGCGGATCTCTGATGTTGCTGATCTTTGAGCTTCTATGGAATCGCTTCTCAAATCATCAATTAGCTTGCGTACCTGATTCTCGATGGCAGAAAGATCACCTCGGGCATCCATGGACGAGGGAGATGTTATTCTGGGGAATCCCCTGTCAGATGGTTGCCGCCGAACAAATTGCCCTCTCATGCGGAGATCACCCAATCTTGGGAGCATTACATTTTCCCTTTGAGGGGCGGAAGAGACAGAAGGCCCACCGTCAGCAACTTCTCCAGATGCATCGCTACTGTAATTTGTCCTATCACCTGGAATCCGTACCATCCCATTGGCGTCGTCACATTCCCCATCAAGCTGACCGCTATTAGGAAGACTCCCATTAACAGAAGAACTGCCTACATGGTCCTGTGAATCACCGTCCAAAAGAGATGCTTGAAATGCTTCATCTGTCGATTGTTCTGAGGTTTGTACATTGGAACCAGCATGTCTTTCTTCCACACTAGATTCTCTTGCTTCAGAACTCGCAAGAGATAGCCTTGAAATATCTGGTGCAGAGCCATTTGCATAATC is from Triticum aestivum cultivar Chinese Spring chromosome 3A, IWGSC CS RefSeq v2.1, whole genome shotgun sequence and encodes:
- the LOC123063637 gene encoding U-box domain-containing protein 4 isoform X1 is translated as MDLFTGLMEDFSPRTLLDSISHLTALTSDGSTARPKPIQKYCQNVCDISSIVSPLIEDICKSPVEQLNDVLRELDTAINEASGLIGNWHQTTSKIYFVWQIESVISDIQGCSLQLCQLANSLLPSLTGCACICIQKLQDINYEHMFDLAKEVATKLNGNDTQSPENLSIVSSSLSLSTNLELYMEAVSLENLRTRAMRSENRKELELAEEMIPMVNYMHERLLRETQLLNINGVPIPADFCCPLSLELMSDPVILASGQTYERVYIKLWLDEGFTICPKTRQRLAHSNLIPNYTVKALISNWCESHDIKLPDPVKSLKLNFPSAASSLQDLSATGNSPLHPSAGRGNIPGSPEADLYMKSLNRASPSHSAVHQNSDALVNRPGHEASTNQSSDYANGSAPDISRLSLASSEARESSVEERHAGSNVQTSEQSTDEAFQASLLDGDSQDHVGSSSVNGSLPNSGQLDGECDDANGMVRIPGDRTNYSSDASGEVADGGPSVSSAPQRENVMLPRLGDLRMRGQFVRRQPSDRGFPRITSPSSMDARGDLSAIENQVRKLIDDLRSDSIEAQRSATSEIRLLAKHNMENRIVIANCGAINLLVGLLHSTDAKIQENAVTALLNLSINDNNKIAIASEDAVDPLIHVLETGNPEAKENSAATLFSLSVIEENKVRIGRSGAVKPLVDLLGNGTPRGKKDAATALFNLSILHENKGRIVQADAVKYLVELMDPAAGMVDKAVAVLANLATIPEGRTAIGQARGIPALVEVVELGSARGKENAAAALLQLCTNSNRFCSIVLQEGAVPPLVALSQSGTPRAREKAQALLSYFRSQRHGNSARR
- the LOC123063637 gene encoding U-box domain-containing protein 4 isoform X2, coding for MEDFSPRTLLDSISHLTALTSDGSTARPKPIQKYCQNVCDISSIVSPLIEDICKSPVEQLNDVLRELDTAINEASGLIGNWHQTTSKIYFVWQIESVISDIQGCSLQLCQLANSLLPSLTGCACICIQKLQDINYEHMFDLAKEVATKLNGNDTQSPENLSIVSSSLSLSTNLELYMEAVSLENLRTRAMRSENRKELELAEEMIPMVNYMHERLLRETQLLNINGVPIPADFCCPLSLELMSDPVILASGQTYERVYIKLWLDEGFTICPKTRQRLAHSNLIPNYTVKALISNWCESHDIKLPDPVKSLKLNFPSAASSLQDLSATGNSPLHPSAGRGNIPGSPEADLYMKSLNRASPSHSAVHQNSDALVNRPGHEASTNQSSDYANGSAPDISRLSLASSEARESSVEERHAGSNVQTSEQSTDEAFQASLLDGDSQDHVGSSSVNGSLPNSGQLDGECDDANGMVRIPGDRTNYSSDASGEVADGGPSVSSAPQRENVMLPRLGDLRMRGQFVRRQPSDRGFPRITSPSSMDARGDLSAIENQVRKLIDDLRSDSIEAQRSATSEIRLLAKHNMENRIVIANCGAINLLVGLLHSTDAKIQENAVTALLNLSINDNNKIAIASEDAVDPLIHVLETGNPEAKENSAATLFSLSVIEENKVRIGRSGAVKPLVDLLGNGTPRGKKDAATALFNLSILHENKGRIVQADAVKYLVELMDPAAGMVDKAVAVLANLATIPEGRTAIGQARGIPALVEVVELGSARGKENAAAALLQLCTNSNRFCSIVLQEGAVPPLVALSQSGTPRAREKAQALLSYFRSQRHGNSARR
- the LOC123063637 gene encoding U-box domain-containing protein 4 isoform X3, translated to MDLFTGLMEDFSPRTLLDSISHLTALTSDGSTARPKPIQKYCQNVCDISSIVSPLIEDICKSPVEQLNDVLRELDTAINEASGLIGNWHQTTSKIYFVLSNSIIQLSFSTLLRAGIWPCSGWVRRYSLREIAYKPKINYTTVLNYMPLMEVWQIESVISDIQGCSLQLCQLANSLLPSLTGCACICIQKLQDINYEHMFDLAKEVATKLNGNDTQSPENLSIVSSSLSLSTNLELYMEAVSLENLRTRAMRSENRKELELAEEMIPMVNYMHERLLRETQLLNINGVPIPADFCCPLSLELMSDPVILASGQTYERVYIKLWLDEGFTICPKTRQRLAHSNLIPNYTVKALISNWCESHDIKLPDPVKSLKLNFPSAASSLQDLSATGNSPLHPSAGRGNIPGSPEADLYMKSLNRASPSHSAVHQNSDALVNRPGHEASTNQSSDYANGSAPDISRLSLASSEARESSVEERHAGSNVQTSEQSTDEAFQASLLDGDSQDHVGSSSVNGSLPNSGQLDGECDDANGMVRIPGDRTNYSSDASGEVADGGPSVSSAPQRENVMLPRLGDLRMRGQFVRRQPSDRGFPRITSPSSMDARGDLSAIENQVRKLIDDLRSDSIEAQRSATSEIRLLAKHNMENRIVIANCGAINLLVGLLHSTDAKIQENAVTALLNLSINDNNKIAIASEDAVDPLIHVLETGNPEAKENSAATLFSLSVIEENKVRIGRSGAVKPLVDLLGNGTPRGKKDAATALFNLSILHENKGRIVQADAVKYLVELMDPAAGMVDKAVAVLANLATIPEGRTAIGQARGIPALVEVVELGSARGKENAAAALLQLCTNSNRFCSIVLQEGAVPPLVALSQSGTPRAREKAQALLSYFRSQRHGNSARR